CGCGAATTTCGGCTGTTCCCGCAACGTACGGCAACTGCCGCCGGCCTATCACAAGGACACCGACCTCCAGCGGCTACGCGAACAGCAGGTTGAACAGTTGCTACGCAAGGTGCACGGATTTGTCGACAAGGTGCTCGAAACGGAGGACAGAGCCTGGTGTGCGTCTGATCAGTGACGGGCTTCGTCGCCGGCGACCCATTCCTCGTAGAACGGCGGCATCTCGGAAGCTCGCCCGGTGAAGTCGGGGGCACGCTTGTCGAGGAAGGCCCGCACACCGTCGTGGCCGTCGCCGATGCTCGTGTAGAACATCGCCAGTGAGTCCACCCGGTGCGCGTCGACCGGATGCGGCTCGGCCGCGTTCCGGTAGAGCATTTGACGCATGAGCGCGACCGAGACCGGTGAACGGTCGCGGGTCCACGCATCGGCCAGCGCCCGTGCCTCGGCGATCAGGGCGTCCGGTTCGTGGACGGCCTGTGCCAGCCCGATCTCGCGCGCATCGTCGGCGGTGAGGATGTCGGAGCGGTACACCAGGTCCAAAGCCGTTGGCATACCGACGATCCGGGGAAGGAACCAGGTCGAGCAGGCTTCCGGGGTGATCCCGAGCTTCCCGAAGACCAGCCCGAAGCGGGCCTTCGTCGACATGAGCCGGGCATCCATGGCCAGAGTCATCGTCGCGCCGATCCCGACCGCTGCGCCGTTGATGGCGGCGATGACGGGCTTGCGGCAGGCGTAAATCGCCAGCGTGACTCGGCCGCCGGTGTCCCTGACCCGTTGCAACTCGGGGTTGTCCAGGTCGGCCATGTCGGCCAGGCTCGGCGACTTCGACTCGTCGAGGCCGAACACATTGCCCTCGCTGGACAGGTCCATGCCGGCGCAGAACGCCCGGCCCTCGCCGGTCACGATGACCGCACGCACCGCGTCGTCGTCGTTGACCGCCACGAAGGTGCGCTCCAACTCGTCGGCCATCTCGACGGTGAAGGCATTGAGGTTGTCCGGGCGATCGAGGACGACGGTGAGGATCCCATCATTGAGCTCGTGCCGGATCGTCGTGAAGTCCACGGGTGCTCCTCCTCTGTTCGGGTGGTAATCAGCTTGCCCAAGCCCGATTCCCCGGCGACAGCAACCCCCCCACGTTCCGCGTCGGCGGTAGCCCACCGCGCAACGCCGGCGCGGACTAGGTTCGTGGGATGGAGTTCGACGAGTACCGTGCGCACGACGCCACAGCCCTGGCGAAACTGGTTGCTGACAAGCAGGTTTCGGCGGCTGAGTTGCTCGCGACCGCCCGCGAACGGGCGGCGAAGGTGAACCCGCAGATCAATGCCATCGTCCGCGATGTTCCGGCGTCGCCGTCGGATGATCTGACCGGTCCGTTCGCCGGGGTGCCGTTCCTGATCAAGGATCTCGCGCAGGACTACGCGGGTCTGCCCACCTCGGCCGGCTCACGTGCGCTGATGTCGCTGATCATCCCCGAGCACGCCACGGTCGTCCAACGCTGGCTCGACGCGGGCCTGGTCATCTTCGGGAAGACGAACACCCCGGAGTTCGGCGCCAAGGGAATCACCGAACCGGACGCCTGGGGGCCGGCCCGCAACCCCTGGGATCTGGCGAGGTCGCCGGGTGGGAGCTCGGGAGGATCCGCGGCCGCCGTGGCCGCGGGCATCGTGCCCTGCGCGGGTGCCAATGACGGCGGCGGATCGATTCGCATCCCGGCGGCCAGCTGTGGACTGGTCGGGCTCAAGCCGGGCCGCGGTCTGACTCCGTCGGGTCCGGCGACCGCGGAATCCATGCACGGCGCGGCCGTCCAAGGTGTCGTCTCCCGGACAGTGCGCGACACGGCGGGGATGCTCGATGTCCTCAGCGGCGGCGAACCCTGGGGCCCGTACGTGCCGGGGTTGCCCGACGAGTCGTTCGCCTCATGTGTGGGGGCGGATCCCGGAAAGCTGCGGATCGGGCTGCGGGTGCCGACGTCGATCAACCCGGCGCCGCACCCCGAGGCGTTCGCGGCTGTTGAGGCCACGGCGGCCGCGCTCACCGAACTCGGTCACCACGTCGAGGAATTGCCGCGAGCACCGTTCGACGACGCCGCGCTTGCCCGCGACTTCCTGCTGACCTGGTTCGTCTACAGCGCATGGGAACTCGCCGAGGCCAAGCGGCTGACCGGTGCGGGCGACGACGCTTTCGAACGGGACACACGCATCATGGCGGCGATCGGTCGCGCCACCAGCAGTGTCGACTATCTGGACGCGGTGCAGCGGCGCCACGAACACACGCGGCGGCTCACCACGTTCTTCGAGTCGTATGACTTGCTGTTGACGCCCAGCCTGGCGACCCTGCCTCCGCGGATCGGCGAGTTCGATCTGCCGGTGGGGCTGCAGCGTGCTGCCGACGCGCTGATCAAGACCCGCACCGCGAGCATGCTGCGCTACACCAAGATCGTCGACGACATGGTGGACAAGAACCTGGGCTGGGTGCCCTACACGCAACTGGCGAATATCACTGGCCGCCCGGCGATCTCGCTACCTGTGCACTGGACCGCCGACGGTCTGCCGCTCGGCGTCCAGTTCGTCGCACCGCTGGCCGGTGAAGCGCTACTGCTCAAGCTGGGGGCTCAGCTCGAGCAGGCGATGCCCTGGGCGGATCGGTTCGCCCCGGTCTGAGCGGGTGCACCATCCGGCGACTCGCCATACCGCACGGCAGTACGTGGCTACTCCGTCAGTTGGCTCGGCGCGGCCTGCCGCCAGGAGTCGAGCAGGATATCGCGGAGCTCTCGCCGATCCTCCAGCTCAGCCAACCGGACCCGTACCCAGGCCGAGGCGGCCTCGTGTTGGGTGACCCAGAACTTGTGGGGTTCGGCGGCGATCAGTTCCTCACGGTCAAACCTGGGGCAGCGCACCGCAAATGAGGTCTCGTCGTCGGGCACGGTGACGAACATCTTGCCCGCCACATCGAAGGTCGGATGACCCCAGCGTTCCTTCTCGGAGGTCTCCGGGAACGAGAGTGCGGTGCTGCGCACGTCGTCAGCGTCGAGCACGGGTACAGGCCTCCGATCGCGCATGGGTATCCGCTCCGGCAGCCTACCGGGGAGCCATGACGTCACGACCACCTCGGACAGTCACGGACGGCTTCGGGACCCGCATCGCCGACGCGGCGACACAAGCCTATTCGGGCATCAGGCGATCCAGCCCAGGTATGAGTTGGGCATTCGACCGGGGGAATCGACTCTGCTGCGGGCTGTCATCTAGATGGGAGATGGTCAACATCAAAAGCAATCGTTGGACTTGATCGCTCCCGACGGGTCAGATGTACGTATGGCATTCACCCGGCGGCATCGCTGGCGAGAGCTGATGAATGTCGTTACGTCCCAGATTGATTGGTCACGATGAGGAGTTCCAACATGCCCACCGTCCGCTTCCAGATGACGTCAGCGCTGGACCCCGCCGGCCTGATGGACGTACTGACCGACTTTGGGCCGACGCGCCCGCAGCAGTGGCCGACGATCGACGCGGACCACTTCCAGGTGCACTCACTCGGCGATACCTGGGCCGAGGTGACCGAAGGCACTGCGGCGGCGTGGGAGCGCGCCCGCTACGACTGGGATGTTCAGCGTGGGCGCGTGACCGTGACCACTCGCGATTCGAAGGTCTTTGGCCCGGGTGGCGGGTGGACTTTCCAGCTCACCCCGCAGGCAGCCGGTACGCAGGTCGACATCGAATTGGTCCGCGATCCCCAGGGATTCAGGCGCAAACTGCTCGCCGCGCTGTTGTCCGTCGTCGCCCCGCGGGCGCTGAAGAAGTCTTTCGCGGGGCCGCTGCAGGCTAGGTGATCGACCAGAACTCCAGCAGAGTGCGGATGGTCGCCACCAGCGGCAGCGGCTGATCCAGCATCGGGTGGTGGCCGGCCTCGGCGAGTTCCACGAACGGACCGCGCAGTTGCAGCATCGAGCGAATCTGGTCGGCCATCGGAGGGGGAACCACCCCGTCTTCGCACCGCAAATACCCGACCCGGCAAGGGATTCGGGCGAAGGTGTTCTCCAAGATCTCTTCGTCGGCCGCTGTTTCGTCGAGCAGGTGACCGCCGAAGATATCGGGGTCGAACTTCCACACCCATCCGTCGTCGGTCTTGCGGATCGACTCCACGGCGATGTGATGGCCGATGTAGGGCAGCGTCACGTCCTGCTTCGGGACGGCCCGGAACCGGGCAAGGATCTCTTCCTCGGACTGGTATCCCGCCGTGTCCCGGCGCCGGTTGCGCAGCCGGACTTCCTCGGGGGCGCGCTCGCGCAGCGGCGAATCGATGACCAGGATGCTGTCGATCTGCGCGCCGTAGCGGGTGGCGGCCGAGGCGCCCACCCAGCCCCCCATGCTGTGCCCGACGATGGTGGGCCGCGCCGTGGACCCCGAGGCTTCCGATGCCGCGAGAACCTCCCGGGCCCAGATCGACAGGGCGTACTCGGTGCGGGTTCCGCTGTCGCCGTGCCCACTCAGGTCGGGTGCGATGACCCGATGGGTGCGGGCGAAGAACGGGGCGATGTGATCCCACCATCCCGAGTGGGCTCCGCCGCCGTGGACGAACACGAGCGGAGGCTTGTCCGGGTCACCCCAGCTGCGCACACGGATCGGACATCCGTCGACGTCGATGGTGGAGTGCTCTGGCGTCTGCTCCAGAGCGGAGGTGAACCAGGCCGGAGCATCCGCCATCGGATGCGGGGCCGGCGCCGGTTCACGGCGGAACATGGGACTCACCTCGTAATTCTGTCTCATGCCCGGAACCCGCTCGACACTTGCCTGACGAATTTCTGACCGCGCCCAGGTGGCGGCGACCGGGGCTCAGGACACTGCGAGGCTTACGCCGAGCGCCACCATCATCACCGCGATGACGCCATCGAGAATGCGCCAGGTCATCGGGGTCGCGAACAGTCCGGCCAGCCGACGCGCGCCCAGACCGAGGCCGGTGAACCACACCGCACTGGCAGCCACCGCGCCGGCGCCGAACAGCCACCGCTGCTCCTGATGTTCGTTGGCCAGCGAGCCGAGCAGCACCACGGTGTCCAGATACACGTGCGGGTTCAGCCAGGTCAGCGCCAGGCAGGTGACCAGCACCTCGGCCAGGCGGGCCGGGGTGCGCTCGGACGGGTTGAGTGTCGAGGGCCGGAAGGCGCGCCGCGCGGCCAGGGCGCCGTAGCCGATCAAGAACGCCGCCCCGCCGAACTTCGCCACCGTCATCGCGTCGGGATGCGCGGTGATCACGGCGCCGACGCCGGCGATCCCCGCGGCGATCAGGATCAGGTCGGAGACCGTGCACAGCGCGATGACGGCGACGATGTGTTCCCCACGGATGCCTTGGTGCAGCACGAACGCGTTCTGGGCGCCGATCGCGGCGATCAACGCCATGGTGGTGAGGAATCCGACGAGGACGGGTGAAGCCATGTGTTCGAGGCTATGGACGTGCGGGGATCAAGTACAGCTAATGATTCTTCAGATGCATAAGCATGGCTTAATCGGCGATTGCGCCTCCCGGGCTTGTCCGCCCCCGCCGCCACCAGACGTCATTGAATGATGGTTCGACGCTACGCGGACCTCTCAGCAACCTAGATCAGCGTCAGAGAAGGGCGCTCGTCATCTTCTCGGTCGTCCCCACTGAGGTGCAGTAGCCGACTACTGAGTGCAGCTCGCCGACTGGCCGTGAAGATCGGACAGGTGAGCGCCGGGCTCACGTCATCGATAGGAGGAGCGATGATCAAGAAACTGTTTGTCACCGCGGCCGCAGCGGCAGCCATCTCAGTGCCGCTCGCTGGAGTCGCATGGGCAGATCCACCGACCGATCCAAGCTCCGACGGCAACGGACTGGGTTCCGGGGGCATCCCACGGAAGGTCGGCGACGTAACGACGGCTGTGGGTGTGAATCCGAACCCGGGTGCCCCGGAAACTCCGGGCGCGACATTCAACGACGCCAAGGATGAGTTTTCGGGCAGTACTCCCGATGCCTATGGGCAATGGGTAGATAAGTACATCGCCCCGCCATTGGGACTTCCGTCCTTGGGCCGCACCCCGCCGGGGATGGGGACCAAGGCGCTTACGCCCGGGTGCAGTCACGGGAAAACGGCTGGTGGTCTGAAGGTCTGCCCCTAGCGAAGAACAAATTGAGCTGCAAACCGGTGTTGGATCAGGTTCAGCGGCGGAGCCGGGATATTTAACGGGTGGGTCACAAAATGCTGACGACGACTCTCGGCTCCCGCCTTTGTGGGTAGTCTCTGCGACCGGGTGATCAATTCGCCCTCAGCGACAACGGCTTTCGGCTTCATCTGCTGCGTCCACCAAGGGGGTCGGTGTGGTATGCAGCTGCCTTGTTCGCGTTTGGGTCTACTCGGGGAATCGCAACCAGGAGAACACCTTTGAAGTATCTGTCAGTGCTGCTTGCCGTTGTGCTGACAGCCGTGGCGGCCGGGCCCGCGATGAGTTCAGCGGCCGCCGATCCGACGCAGACTCGCTACTCCCTGGTGCACGGCTGCTACACGATCGACACTCCGACCGGACCGCTACTCCCCGCCGCCGGCCCGTACCGGATGCAGGCAACGGCACTCGGAGAGTATCTGCTGTACGGCCGGAACCAGCAGGTGCTCAATGCCTCGGCACGGTCGGTCGATACCACCGCGACGCCATCACTGACGTCGGTCTGGCGCGTAGATGGTTCGGGTGCAACCGGATTCACGCTCACCAATGCCGCGACGAAGCTGAGTGGGTCGGTCACCTTCGTGCCGGCGGCTGGTTGTGCTGACTATCCCGAAGCGGATGACGGGACCACCGGCACCCCCGGATCGAGCGTCGGCCCGGACGGATCGATCGTCGGCACCATCGACCCGCACGTACACGTCACCGCCTACGAATTCATGGGCGGTAACTTCCACTGCGGACGTCCCTTCCATCCCCTCGGCGCCCCATACGCGCTGCCCGACTGCTCGCGGTATCGCACCGGGACCAACGGTCTGGTAGCCAGCTTTCTCGATTACGGCGAGCCGTTTCACGCCTCCGATACCCACGGCTGGCCGACGTTCCGGGACTGGCCCGCGCCGTCCGTGCTCACCACGGAGAACACCTACTGGACCAGTCTCCAGCGGACCTGGAAGGCCGGTCTGCGCATGATGACGGTCGACCTGGTCGACAACGAGTCACTGTGCATGCTGATGACCGATCGCCGAAACAGTTGTAACGACATGGCTTCCGTGCGCACCCAGGCGGCGAGTCTGCGTGCCTTGCAGGACTACGTCGACGCCCAGGCCGGCGGCCCAGGACAAGGTTTCTTCCGCATCGTCACCGATCCGGTGTCGGCGCGTCAGGTCGCCGCATCCGGCAAGCTGGCAGTGGTCCTCGGGATGGAGTTGTCCGACCCGATGGGCTGCGGCGTGATCCTGGGTCAGCCGAAATGCGGTCGCGCCGACGTCGATGGCTGGCTCACCGAGCTCCGGAACCTCGGTGTCACCAGCTTCTTCCCCATCCACAAGTTCGACAATGCCTTCGGCGGCACCAAGATGGACCCAGCGGCAACCGGGCTGCTGGTCAACGCAGGCAACTTCATGCAGACCGGCACATTCTGGAACGTTCAGTCCTGCACCGGGTCCGAAGCCGACAGCACGCAGCTTTCGGTTCCCCTGGCGGGCAATGTCAATCAGTTCCTGGCGCGCCTCGTCGGCCCATTCATCGGCGGCGCGACGCTGCCGCTCTACGCCGACGGACCCCATTGCAATGTCCGCGGCCTCACCGAACTGGGGAGATACCTGGTCAACGCCATGATCGACCGCGGCTTCCTCATCGAGATCGATCACATGGACGAGGTCACGGCAGACCAGGTCATGACCATCATCGAACAACGCCAGTACCCGGGTGTGGTGTCCTCGCACAGTTGGGGTTCTGCTCGCACCATCCAACGTGTCTACGCGGTTGGCGGTTTCGCGACGCCGTATGCCGGCGGGCCCAGCAGCACAATCGGTACATGGCGCCAGGCTCGGGCCATGTACCGGCCGAACCCCGAGTTCGGTTTCGGCTTCGGTTCCGATATGAATGGCCTCGCACCGCAGGGTGGGCCACTCGGCCCAGGCGTCGTCACCTACCCCTTCACTTCGCATGACGGACAGGTGACCTTCGACCGAGAACGCTGGGGCGAGCGCACTTTCGACATCAACACCGACGGCACTGCGACCTACGGCAGCTACGCAGACTGGCTCGAAGCGATCCGGGTGCTCGCCGGTCCCCAGATGATGACCGACATGTTCCACGGCGCAGAGGTGTACCTGCGATTGTGGGCGCGCGTGCGAGGCAGCTGAACGTGAGTCCTTGCCGGGTGCGTCAGTCGTCTCGCGGGAGTCGCACCGTGACGCACAGCCCGCCGGCCGGACGCGGAGTGAGGGTGAGAGTCCCGTCGTGGGCTCGGACGATGCTGTTGACGATTGCCAGGCCCAGGCCGACACCTTCGTGGTGGGAGCGCACCCGTTCGCTGCCGCGTTGAAATGGCTCTACAAGTGTGGAAACCATTGGCGGGGTGAGCTTGTCGCCGGTGTTCTCGACAGAGAGAACCACTGAGGTGGGGTGAACAGCGGTCGTGACCCACACGGTGCCGTGTGCGGGCTGGTTGTGCACGATCGCGTTGTGCACCAGGTTCGTGGCCATCTGCAGCAACAGCGCGGCAGAGCCGGTGGTGGGGGCCACGTCGCCGGTGGTCTTGATGACGATGCCATGTGTCTCCGCCAGCGGCAGCAGCGTTTCCGTGGCTTCTTCGGCGACGAGGGACAGGTCGACGTGCTCTTGAGCGAAGGAGCGTTGATCGGCCCGGCCGAGCAGGAGTAGCGCCTCGGTGAGGTCGATCGCCCGCGCATTGACGGCGTGCAGGCGTTCGAGCAGTTCATCGGTGTCGCGGTCGCGATCTTGGCGGGCCACGTCGAGCAGTGTCTGCGTGATGGCCAAGGGCGTGCGTAGTTCGTGGGAGGCGTTGGCGGCGAATCTCTGTTGTTCTGCGACGTGTGCCTCGAGCCGTTCGAGCATGGTGTCGAAGGCGTCGGCGAGCTCTCGGAGCTCATCTCGCCGACCCGGCAATCGGATTCGGTGCGACAGTGACCCTTTCGAGGCCATCCGGGTGGCGGCCGTGATGCGAGTGAGGGGCGCGAGCATCCGGCCGGCCAGCAGCCACCCTCCCACAAGGCCGAACACCAACAGGAACGCCATCACGACGGCCGCTCTGGGAGCGAAAACGTGCAGGAGTCTGGACCGGATGGGAAAGACGTCATTGGGGAAGGCGATGTCAGTGCTGCCCGGGATGATCATCATCCGGTCTGGCACGTACCGCAGCAGAAACACCCACACGGCGGCGAGCAGCAGGGCACCGGCCAGCATCAGAAACCCGGCGTAGCTCAGGGTGAGTTTCAGACGGAGGCTCAATCCCGGTGTTCTAACCATCGTTTCGTTCCTCGTGTCCGGGGCCGGCGGCAGTGACGATGCGGTAGCCGACGCCGGGCACCGTCGCGATGATCCACGGTTCGCCGAGACGTTTGCGCAGCGCGGAAACCGTGATCCGTACCGCGTTGGTGAACGGGTCGGCGTTCTCATCCCACGCCCGTTCGAGAAGCTCTTCGGCACTGACGACACCACCTTCGGCGGCGACGAGAACCTCGAGTACCGCGAACTGCTTCCGGGTGAGGGCGACATAGCGGCTGTCGCGGTACACCTCACGGCGGAACGGGTCGACCCGCAGGCCCGCGATCTCGCGCACCGGCGGTCTGCTCTGGACGCGCCTGCGGTCGAGCGCCCGCAAGCGCAGCACGAGTTCGCGCAGTTCGAATGGCTTGGTCAGATAGTCGTCCGCACCGAGTTCAAATCCCGAGGCCAAGTCATCGAGCCGATCTGCAGCGGTCAGCATCAGTATCGGTGTACCGCTGGCTGAGGCGACGATCCGTTCGGCGATCTCGTCGCCCGAGGGACCTGGAATGTCGCGGTCGAGTACGGCGATGTCGTAGGCGTTGATGCTCAACAACTCCAGCGCGGTATTCCCGTCCCCGGCGATGTCGGCGGCGATCGCCTCCAAGCGCAGGCCGTCGCGGATCGCCGTTGCCATGTAGGGCTCATCTTCAACGACCAACACACGCATGCTCTCCAAGCTACGAGCTCGGACATATCGTCGGCATATCGAAATTCGCATACGCGCTGACAACACCACCGGGCCTTGACTGGCGGCCATGACAAACAACTCAGCACATACCCGACGCCCGCTCGTCACTCTCACGCTCGCCGTATTCATCGGCTCGGCCGGTTTGGCCGCCGCCGGCCAAGCTGTCGCAGACCCGGCCGGTCAGGAACAGGCGACGAAGTACTCCGAGTGCATGCGAGCCAACGGTGTCGCAGACTTCCCTGATCCGAACGCGGAAGGACAAATTCGATACGGAGGAATCTCCGTATCGAAGGCCACGTGGCAGAACGCAGTCGACGCATGTGCGAACCTGCAGCCGGCCGGCTGGTCGACCGACGCAGGCCGCACTCCCGCACAGCAAGACGCGGCACTCAAATTCGCCCAGTGCGTGCGCGACCACGGCGTGCCCGACTTCCCCGACCCGGCTTCTGCACGTGATCCGCTCATCGACACCTCGAAGATGCGTGGCGACGTGAGCGCGAGCAGCATTCCCGAGCTGAAGCCGGCGGTGGAGGCTTGCCA
Above is a window of Mycolicibacterium boenickei DNA encoding:
- a CDS encoding crotonase/enoyl-CoA hydratase family protein → MDFTTIRHELNDGILTVVLDRPDNLNAFTVEMADELERTFVAVNDDDAVRAVIVTGEGRAFCAGMDLSSEGNVFGLDESKSPSLADMADLDNPELQRVRDTGGRVTLAIYACRKPVIAAINGAAVGIGATMTLAMDARLMSTKARFGLVFGKLGITPEACSTWFLPRIVGMPTALDLVYRSDILTADDAREIGLAQAVHEPDALIAEARALADAWTRDRSPVSVALMRQMLYRNAAEPHPVDAHRVDSLAMFYTSIGDGHDGVRAFLDKRAPDFTGRASEMPPFYEEWVAGDEARH
- a CDS encoding amidase, producing the protein MEFDEYRAHDATALAKLVADKQVSAAELLATARERAAKVNPQINAIVRDVPASPSDDLTGPFAGVPFLIKDLAQDYAGLPTSAGSRALMSLIIPEHATVVQRWLDAGLVIFGKTNTPEFGAKGITEPDAWGPARNPWDLARSPGGSSGGSAAAVAAGIVPCAGANDGGGSIRIPAASCGLVGLKPGRGLTPSGPATAESMHGAAVQGVVSRTVRDTAGMLDVLSGGEPWGPYVPGLPDESFASCVGADPGKLRIGLRVPTSINPAPHPEAFAAVEATAAALTELGHHVEELPRAPFDDAALARDFLLTWFVYSAWELAEAKRLTGAGDDAFERDTRIMAAIGRATSSVDYLDAVQRRHEHTRRLTTFFESYDLLLTPSLATLPPRIGEFDLPVGLQRAADALIKTRTASMLRYTKIVDDMVDKNLGWVPYTQLANITGRPAISLPVHWTADGLPLGVQFVAPLAGEALLLKLGAQLEQAMPWADRFAPV
- a CDS encoding MmcQ/YjbR family DNA-binding protein, coding for MLDADDVRSTALSFPETSEKERWGHPTFDVAGKMFVTVPDDETSFAVRCPRFDREELIAAEPHKFWVTQHEAASAWVRVRLAELEDRRELRDILLDSWRQAAPSQLTE
- a CDS encoding alpha/beta fold hydrolase, producing the protein MFRREPAPAPHPMADAPAWFTSALEQTPEHSTIDVDGCPIRVRSWGDPDKPPLVFVHGGGAHSGWWDHIAPFFARTHRVIAPDLSGHGDSGTRTEYALSIWAREVLAASEASGSTARPTIVGHSMGGWVGASAATRYGAQIDSILVIDSPLRERAPEEVRLRNRRRDTAGYQSEEEILARFRAVPKQDVTLPYIGHHIAVESIRKTDDGWVWKFDPDIFGGHLLDETAADEEILENTFARIPCRVGYLRCEDGVVPPPMADQIRSMLQLRGPFVELAEAGHHPMLDQPLPLVATIRTLLEFWSIT
- the lysE gene encoding L-lysine exporter gives rise to the protein MASPVLVGFLTTMALIAAIGAQNAFVLHQGIRGEHIVAVIALCTVSDLILIAAGIAGVGAVITAHPDAMTVAKFGGAAFLIGYGALAARRAFRPSTLNPSERTPARLAEVLVTCLALTWLNPHVYLDTVVLLGSLANEHQEQRWLFGAGAVAASAVWFTGLGLGARRLAGLFATPMTWRILDGVIAVMMVALGVSLAVS
- a CDS encoding amidohydrolase family protein translates to MKYLSVLLAVVLTAVAAGPAMSSAAADPTQTRYSLVHGCYTIDTPTGPLLPAAGPYRMQATALGEYLLYGRNQQVLNASARSVDTTATPSLTSVWRVDGSGATGFTLTNAATKLSGSVTFVPAAGCADYPEADDGTTGTPGSSVGPDGSIVGTIDPHVHVTAYEFMGGNFHCGRPFHPLGAPYALPDCSRYRTGTNGLVASFLDYGEPFHASDTHGWPTFRDWPAPSVLTTENTYWTSLQRTWKAGLRMMTVDLVDNESLCMLMTDRRNSCNDMASVRTQAASLRALQDYVDAQAGGPGQGFFRIVTDPVSARQVAASGKLAVVLGMELSDPMGCGVILGQPKCGRADVDGWLTELRNLGVTSFFPIHKFDNAFGGTKMDPAATGLLVNAGNFMQTGTFWNVQSCTGSEADSTQLSVPLAGNVNQFLARLVGPFIGGATLPLYADGPHCNVRGLTELGRYLVNAMIDRGFLIEIDHMDEVTADQVMTIIEQRQYPGVVSSHSWGSARTIQRVYAVGGFATPYAGGPSSTIGTWRQARAMYRPNPEFGFGFGSDMNGLAPQGGPLGPGVVTYPFTSHDGQVTFDRERWGERTFDINTDGTATYGSYADWLEAIRVLAGPQMMTDMFHGAEVYLRLWARVRGS
- a CDS encoding sensor histidine kinase encodes the protein MSLRLKLTLSYAGFLMLAGALLLAAVWVFLLRYVPDRMMIIPGSTDIAFPNDVFPIRSRLLHVFAPRAAVVMAFLLVFGLVGGWLLAGRMLAPLTRITAATRMASKGSLSHRIRLPGRRDELRELADAFDTMLERLEAHVAEQQRFAANASHELRTPLAITQTLLDVARQDRDRDTDELLERLHAVNARAIDLTEALLLLGRADQRSFAQEHVDLSLVAEEATETLLPLAETHGIVIKTTGDVAPTTGSAALLLQMATNLVHNAIVHNQPAHGTVWVTTAVHPTSVVLSVENTGDKLTPPMVSTLVEPFQRGSERVRSHHEGVGLGLAIVNSIVRAHDGTLTLTPRPAGGLCVTVRLPRDD
- a CDS encoding response regulator transcription factor, giving the protein MRVLVVEDEPYMATAIRDGLRLEAIAADIAGDGNTALELLSINAYDIAVLDRDIPGPSGDEIAERIVASASGTPILMLTAADRLDDLASGFELGADDYLTKPFELRELVLRLRALDRRRVQSRPPVREIAGLRVDPFRREVYRDSRYVALTRKQFAVLEVLVAAEGGVVSAEELLERAWDENADPFTNAVRITVSALRKRLGEPWIIATVPGVGYRIVTAAGPGHEERNDG